Proteins found in one Brevibacillus brevis genomic segment:
- a CDS encoding toprim domain-containing protein has protein sequence MAGCVMIVEGKTDKERLLRVLAEPVTILCTYGSYSLEKGEKLLAQTEAADADEVYLFTDEDDSGKKLRTHLSEDFPDAIHLHTPKIYREVADTPLSVLAEILERAGFAVIVPHPDLGER, from the coding sequence ATGGCAGGGTGTGTCATGATCGTGGAGGGGAAGACAGACAAGGAACGCTTGCTTCGAGTGCTGGCTGAGCCTGTTACGATTCTTTGTACATACGGTTCCTACAGTTTGGAAAAAGGAGAGAAATTGCTTGCTCAAACGGAAGCAGCAGATGCAGATGAGGTATACCTATTTACGGATGAAGATGACAGTGGGAAAAAATTGCGAACGCATTTAAGTGAAGATTTTCCTGATGCGATCCATCTGCATACGCCGAAAATATACAGAGAGGTTGCCGACACGCCTCTTTCGGTACTGGCAGAAATTTTGGAGCGAGCAGGCTTTGCGGTTATTGTGCCTCATCCTGATCTTGGAGAGCGGTAA
- a CDS encoding undecaprenyl-diphosphate phosphatase, giving the protein MLLLLEHIFLGIVQGLTEFLPISSTGHLVLFRKVFGMQEVGLLFDTMLHFGTLIAVVIVFWPQVRYIIMNPMSKLTKLLVVGTIPTAVIGLSFEDYFEEISQTGITIGWEFLATGAILWAVESMRRGNRKFEEINYTDALIIGTLQGAAILPAISRSGLTIAGALLRGIDRADAARFSFLISLPAILGACVLQTAKLVETPLETALLIPMLVGTMFAGLAGYVAIRWMLTIISTGSMKGFAIYVWVLGGFILLMQLLGW; this is encoded by the coding sequence ATGCTGTTGTTGCTTGAACATATTTTTCTCGGCATTGTACAAGGCTTGACTGAATTTTTACCGATATCCAGCACGGGTCATCTCGTCCTGTTTCGCAAAGTGTTTGGTATGCAGGAGGTCGGACTTTTATTTGACACGATGCTCCATTTCGGTACGCTGATTGCTGTTGTTATCGTCTTTTGGCCACAGGTTCGTTATATTATTATGAATCCGATGAGCAAACTGACAAAGCTATTGGTCGTAGGCACCATCCCTACGGCTGTGATCGGACTTTCCTTTGAAGATTATTTTGAAGAAATCTCCCAGACAGGCATTACGATTGGGTGGGAATTTCTTGCGACAGGCGCCATCCTCTGGGCGGTGGAGTCCATGCGCCGTGGCAATCGAAAATTTGAGGAAATCAACTACACGGACGCCCTCATCATCGGGACACTGCAAGGTGCTGCCATCCTGCCTGCTATTTCCCGCTCAGGACTAACAATTGCCGGTGCTCTCCTGCGCGGAATCGACCGTGCGGACGCTGCACGTTTTTCGTTTTTAATATCCTTGCCTGCGATTCTGGGTGCTTGTGTCTTGCAAACAGCCAAGCTCGTAGAAACACCGCTTGAAACAGCTTTATTGATCCCGATGCTCGTGGGCACCATGTTTGCCGGACTAGCTGGATATGTAGCCATTCGCTGGATGCTTACGATCATCAGTACAGGGTCGATGAAGGGCTTCGCTATCTACGTCTGGGTATTGGGTGGGTTCATTTTACTCATGCAGCTCTTGGGCTGGTAG
- a CDS encoding S1 RNA-binding domain-containing protein, translating into MYKRQQREKREKREPQIIQNGNLAAGMTLTMTVARKTEIGYFLSDGKDEVFLHANEAHERLHIDDEVEVFLYHDHENRLAATMDMPHVGMGEYGWLEVVDISPRMGVFLDNGINKDLLLFIDDLPKHSDEWPRPKDQMLVALKQDKLGRLLAKPVTENEIVKIAAMADESMKNKSVEGTVYKVIQAGAFLLTEDEHILFIHRDEMVGRLRLGQTVRCRVSFVREDGRLNGSMKERKEVQYGEDADKLLRYMINRDGAMPYTDSTDADVIREKFQMSKSSFKRALGKLMKERRVEQVDGWTKIIRSEQEE; encoded by the coding sequence ATGTACAAAAGACAACAGCGTGAAAAACGTGAAAAGCGTGAGCCCCAAATCATTCAGAACGGCAATTTGGCGGCAGGAATGACGCTTACCATGACGGTAGCGCGTAAAACGGAAATCGGCTATTTTTTAAGCGATGGCAAAGATGAAGTGTTTCTCCATGCCAATGAAGCGCATGAGCGTTTACATATCGATGATGAGGTCGAAGTGTTTTTGTACCATGATCACGAAAACCGACTGGCTGCGACCATGGACATGCCTCATGTCGGCATGGGTGAATACGGCTGGCTGGAAGTAGTGGACATTTCTCCGCGCATGGGTGTATTCCTGGACAACGGCATTAACAAGGATCTGCTCTTGTTCATCGATGATCTGCCCAAGCATAGCGATGAATGGCCGCGCCCCAAGGATCAAATGCTGGTAGCGCTGAAGCAAGACAAGCTCGGCAGACTCTTGGCAAAGCCGGTCACTGAAAACGAAATCGTCAAGATCGCAGCAATGGCAGATGAGAGTATGAAAAACAAGTCTGTCGAAGGCACGGTCTACAAAGTGATTCAAGCAGGTGCATTCCTGTTGACGGAGGACGAGCATATCCTTTTCATTCATCGTGATGAAATGGTAGGGCGTCTGCGCCTCGGACAAACTGTGCGCTGCCGCGTCAGCTTTGTGCGTGAGGATGGCCGTCTGAACGGTTCCATGAAAGAGCGCAAGGAAGTACAGTATGGCGAAGATGCGGACAAGCTGCTGCGCTATATGATCAATCGTGACGGAGCGATGCCTTATACCGATTCGACAGACGCAGATGTCATCCGAGAAAAATTCCAAATGAGTAAATCCAGCTTCAAGCGGGCACTCGGCAAGCTGATGAAGGAACGCCGCGTGGAGCAAGTAGATGGCTGGACCAAAATCATTCGAAGTGAACAAGAAGAATAA